One window of Fusarium keratoplasticum isolate Fu6.1 chromosome 2, whole genome shotgun sequence genomic DNA carries:
- a CDS encoding Ysc84 domain-containing protein: protein MTATTTTRRKKLSISSIGGRGSAASGSGSSISISSSSSSSSIKNGDKDTMKSGKGSGGGWSFGRWGASAKNTTSSSSNGSSNTHHLLPSQSQSQASASTQGPPSTQTQSQSQTQSVSVSVQVGSAAAATSKATTVSAAHAHYHPHAFRSHQHHQQHASSQAPPHPSAYNSALNKPAVSFASLSDSNSVCSVSSTSTTASTPTHGSPTTTTPVSSPASSTSSPTPRSTSTFATTVSSSSKPASKKTVHFRTTSSSNTTGTGSNTSSAPPIPILSVVPPPGQDGGDGEARRPAMQRVSSFLPSWDKRSSGSRQGLFGWSSNRSSTSISVANANSLTRINTAAANANGRVHREAFWPATLDCECEKAARILKSFCTDGYLVPLEEEEDESRSTTSEPLSPKRVTKKIPRRIIQNAAGIAIFTCMRSGLWMTGSGGSGILIARKSDGTWSPPSGIMLHTPTLSFIIGVDVYDCVLVVNNLAALESITKPRVTLGEDVGLTSGPLVSLDSDESHIRWKDLGNTVLTYMKSRGQTQAVNLNGCILAERGNENERFYASTLTQMDILAGNVARNVDETRPLFEIIKMAEGRTDYDAAITSKIAIECAPGDAVIASPKSSTPASPRTPFGIPSADDPDPFGVLALEMAGLEIREAGSRLRPTSSQFDFNPVPTSPAYSKFNRQSVDTFVTRSNRGSYMSSRTVKSQMTDAGTQTDVGKDTPETTPSPGQSEDGHDRASRAQIPDVTEEEEEIDYTKVDLTPIRHLSGNHTPASATSHSSTTAVEHDTLKVEPRDDTDKASSKYDSDRDDRSSRNADDENDSESDAEEEEDDEEEPVVFEVAAVQPARTQAVASRVIHAKGNMVTIPKRIPPPLPMRSPARTSRSSKSEIGDVTNLRSPLRHAFNEQDLKSDDEQPAKAQPSPFLKPMELKVEKVRYDEKKAEESKPETPKIQEHLTDDGSSDSETEFFPAEEDKAVDNKIEITKTEEAKAEVSKTVDAKAATEAEAKPTQTETEVKTESRSIGTSPTTPQIEHSDSSNTVAKKHTSSVYTGATEDRWSFDGSSLTTPTSDRPYSVVDDITEDETPRKPTREVERIEVNEKHEELTKMGSKEATPNTITVA, encoded by the exons ATGACGGCCacgacgacaacgaggagAAAGAAGTTGAGTATTAGTAGTATCGGAGGGAGAGGCAGCGCTGCCAGTGGCAGTGggagcagcatcagcatcagcagcagcagcagcagcagcagcatcaagaacGGAGACAAGGACACCATGAAGAGTGGAAAAGGcagtggaggaggttggAGTTTTGGGCGCTGGGGGGCGTCAGCGAAGAATAcaacaagcagcagcagcaacggcagcagcaacacg catcatctcctcccgtcccagtcccagtcccaggcctcggcgtcgaccCAGGGACCCCCCTCGACCCAGACCCAGTCGCAGTCCCAGACCCAGTCTGTGTCCGTGTCTGTCCAGGTTGGTTCAGCAGCTGCTGCCACTTCCAAGGCCACTACTGTCAGCGCCGCCCATGCCCACTACCACCCTCACGCATTTCGctcccaccaacaccaccaacaacacgCCAGCAGCCAGGCGCCGCCGCACCCTTCAGCTTACAACTCGGCCCTGAATAAGCCTGCTGTCTCCTTCGCTTCCCTCTCCGACTCCAATTCTGTCTGCTCagtctcctccacctcgacGACAGCATCTACACCAACTCACGGCTcgcccaccaccaccacacctGTCTCGTCACCTGCttcctcgacttcttccccGACTCCGAGATCGACCTCGACATTTGCTACCACTgtatcctcatcctccaagcCAGCCTCCAAAAAGACCGTCCACTTCCGCACCacctccagcagcaacacaACCGGCACCGGCAGCAATACCAGTAGCGCACCCCCGATCCCCATCCTCTCTGTCGTGCCTCCGCCTGGCCAAGACGGCGGCGACGGAGAGGCAAGACGGCCCGCCATGCAGCGAGTTTCCTCCTTCCTCCCGTCCTGGGATAAGAGGTCCTCGGGTTCTCGCCAGGGCCTCTTTGGCTGGTCCTCGAACCGCTCCAGCACCTCCATATCCGTCGCAAACGCCAATTCATTAACCAGGATAAACACGGCTGCCGCTAATGCAAATGGCCGAGTCCACCGGGAAGCCTTCTGGCCTGCGACCCTTGACTGCGAATGCGAGAAGGCTGCTCGCATCCTCAAGTCGTTCTGTA CTGATGGATATCTTGTGCctcttgaggaagaagaggacgaatCCCGGTCGACAACTAGCGAACCACTCTCCCCAAAGCGAGTCACCAAGAAAATTCCTCGGCGCATTATCCAGAATGCCGCCGGAATCGCAATCTTTACCTGTATGCGAAGTGGCCTGTGGATGACGGGCTCCGGCGGCTCCGGCATTCTCATTGCCCGCAAATCGGACGGTACCTGGTCGCCGCCCTCTGGAATCATGCTACATACGCCCACTCTAAGCTTCATTATTGGCGTCGATGTTTACGACTGTGTCCTCGTTGTCAACAATCTCGCCGCTCTCGAGTCCATCACGAAACCCCGTGTCACGCTAGGTGAAGATGTCGGTCTCACCAGCGGTCCTCTGGTGTCTCTCGACTCAGACGAGTCGCACATTAGGTGGAAGGACCTGGGCAACACCGTTTTGACATACATGAAGTCGCGCGGTCAAACCCAAGCTGTGAACTTGAATGGCTGCATCTTGGCCGAGAGGGGCAACGAGAACGAGCGTTTCTATGCCAGCACTCTAACACAAATGGACATTCTCGCCGGCAACGTCGCGCGGAACGTGGATGAGACTAGGCCACTCTTTGAAAtcatcaagatggccgagggCCGCACAGACTACGACGCTGCTATCACGAGTAAGATCGCCATTGAGTGCGCCCCAGGAGACGCCGTCATTGCAAGCCCCAAGTCTTCGACACCAGCCTCTCCTCGTACTCCATTTGGAATCCCCAGCGCCGATGATCCCGATCCCTTTGGCGTTTTGGCCCTCGAAATGGCTGGTCTGGAAATCAGAGAGGCCGGATCGCGGTTACGACCTACTAGCAGCCAGTTTGACTTCAACCCCGTCCCCACTAGCCCGGCCTACTCTAAGTTTAACAGACAGAGCGTCGACACATTTGTCACGAGGAGTAACCGTGGCAGCTACATGTCGTCACGCACCGTCAAGAGTCAGATGACGGATGCAGGAACCCAGACGGACGTTGGGAAGGACACACCCGAGACAACGCCAAGCCCAGGCCAAAGTGAAGACGGCCATGACAGGGCTTCTCGAGCACAAATCCCCGATGTgacagaggaagaggaggagattgattACACAAAGGTCGACTTGACGCCCATAAGACATCTCAGCGGAAATCACACTCCTGCCAGTGCAACCAGCCACAGTAGTACGACCGCCGTGGAGCACGACACTCTCAAGGTTGAGCCGAGAGACGACACGGACAAGGCATCGAGCAAGTATGATAGTGACAGGGATGACAGGAGCAGCCGCAATGCAGATGACGAGAACGACTCGGAAAGtgacgccgaggaggaggaagatgacgaagaggagccCGTGGTATTCGAAGTGGCAGCCGTGCAGCCGGCAAGGACCCAGGCTGTGGCATCCCGAGTGATCCACGCCAAGGGCAACATGGTGACAATCCCCAAGAGGattcctcctccactgcCCATGAGGAGCCCTGCCAGGACATCTCGATCCAGTAAGAGCGAGATCGGCGATGTCACGAACCTCCGAAGCCCTCTGCGACATGCTTTCAACGAACAGGACCTGAAGTCGGATGATGAGCAGCCAGCAAAGGCGCAGCCTTCACCCTTCCTGAAGCCTATggagctcaaggtcgagaaggTCAGAtatgatgagaagaaggccgaggaaTCCAAGCCCGAAACCCCCAAGATCCAGGAGCACTTGACAGACGATGGATCTTCGGATTCAGAGACGGAATTCTTcccggccgaggaggataaGGCGGTGGACAATAAGATTGAAATCACCAAGActgaggaggccaaggctgaagtATCCAAGACGGTGGACGCCAAGGCCGCTactgaagctgaagccaagCCCACTCAAACCGAAACCGAAGTCAAGACTGAGTCGAGGAGCATTGGAACATCCCCTACCACCCCCCAGATCGAGCATTCCGACAGCTCGAATACGGTTGCCAAGAAGCACACTTCCTCCGTCTACACGGGCGCAACCGAGGATCGGTGGAGCTTCGATGGGTCATCGCTCACGACTCCCACCTCGGACCGGCCGTACTCAGTTGTTGACGACATTACTGAAGATGAGACGCCCCGAAAGCCAACCAGAGAGGTTGAGCGTATCGAAGTGAACGAGAAGCATGAAGAACTGACCAAGATGGGGTCGAAAGAAGCAACCCCAAACACCATCACGGTTGCATAA
- a CDS encoding 54S ribosomal protein L4, mitochondrial: MASPIALRSSPGRILQACTPSRTSLIGKASSAPRATAHFSTTAPQCKRKTKDNNPKRGVSSLYGSGPREPLSMSNVPLPKPRDFKPEVKVDPDHGLWGFFPAPGKLLWTPKETEEHGRAWTVEELRKKSWEDLHALWWVCCRERNMLATSRAELLRSKLGFGERELDTRDEEVMKTQRAIKHALTERFYTWQDAVEVAANDPEINLKGAKGKVYTPSAYEDEAEATEWTQPETEAEVKAAEETKDSLPMDAVAAEAQQGKTEKPLER; encoded by the exons ATGGCAAGCCCAATTGCGCTGCGGTCCTCCCCAGGCCGGATACTCCAGGCCTGCACCCCCTCCAGAACATCATTGATCGGCAAGGCCTCCTCAGCACCTCGAGCCACCGCCCACTTCTCAACAACCGCACCACAATGCAAGCGCAAGACCAAGGACAACAACCCGAAGCGTGGCGTGAGTAGCCTGTACGGTTCGGGCCCTCGCGAGCCTCTCTCCATGTCCAACGTTCCCCTGCCCAAGCCCCGCGACTTCAAGCCTGAGGTTAAGGTCGACCCTGACCATGGGCTCTGGGGCTTCTTCCCCGCGCCGGGCAAGTTGCTGTGGACGCCCAAGGAGACAGAGGAGCACGGACGAGCGTGGacggtcgaggagctgcgAAAGAAGTCTTGGGAGGATCTGCATGCCCTGTGGTGGGTGTGTTGCCGGGAGAGGAACATGCTTGCTACATCACGGGCGGAGCTTCTTCGATCCAAGCTGGGATTCGGCGAGCGAGAGCTTGATAcacgagatgaagag GTCATGAAGACGCAACGAGCCATCAAGCATGCGCTGACGGAGCGATTCTATACCTGGCAGGATGCCGTTGAGGTTGCTGCGAATGATCCCGAAATCAACCTGAAAGGAGCCAAGGGCAAAGTCTACACACCCTCTGCGTatgaggacgaggccgaAGCCACAGAGTGGACACAACCAGAGACGGAGGCGGAAGTCAAGGCTGCcgaagagaccaaggacaGCCTTCCAATGGACGCCGTTGCAGCGGAAGCACAACAGGGCAAGACAGAGAAGCCGCTGGAACGATAA
- a CDS encoding Rab GDP dissociation inhibitor has translation MDEIAKEYDVIVLGTGLTECILSGVFSVKGKKVLHIDRNDHYGGEAASVNLEALFKKYGNYREGEEPWKQYGRLNDWNIDLVPKFLMSSGELTNILVSTDVTRYLEFKQVAGSYVQQGSGSKATVAKVPSDAPEALKSPLMGIFEKRRMKSFIEWVGTFDINDPATHKGLYPRAQHREQCSLDINGCTMKDVFDKFGLETTTKDFIGHAMALYLTDDYITTPGQAPEAIERIRLYGNSVARYGKSPYIYPLYGLGELPQGFARLSAIYGGTYMLNTHVDEILYEGDKAVGIKATMSGVEEMKFETNAKLILGDPSYFVDKTKVVGHVLRAICILKHPLAGTNDSDSAQLIIPQSQVGRKNDIYIACVSSAHNVCPKGYWIAIVSTIAETTANHHLELQAGLDRLGKIEEQFMGPPIPIYEPNSDGTNDNIFISKSYDATSHFETTTDDVKDIYRRAAGEELKVEGLRDGIQVAEDQ, from the exons ATGGATGAGATTGCAAAGGAATACGACGTCATCGTGCTGGGCACTG GACTGACTGAGTGTATTCTCTCTGG TGTCTTCAgcgtcaagggcaagaaggtcCTCCACATCGACCGGAATGACCACTATGGCGG AGAGGCGGCATCCGTGAACCTCGAGGCG ctcttcaagaagtATGGCAACTACCGCGAAGGCGAGGAGCCCTGGAAGCAGTATGGCCGCCTCAACGACTGGAACATCGACCTCGTTCCCAAGTTCCTCATGTCCTCGGGCGAGTTGACCAACATCCTCGTCTCCACCGACGTGACACGATATCTCGAGTTCAAGCAGGTTGCCGGCAGCTACGTCCAGCAGGGCTCTGGAAGCAAAGCTACCGTCGCAAAGGTGCCTTCTGACGCCCCGGAGGCTCTGAAGTCCCCCTTGATGGGTATCTTTGAGAAGCGACGCATGAAGTCCTTCATCGAGTGGGTCGGCACTTTTGACATCAACGACCCCGCGACACACAAGGGTTTGTATCCCCGAGCGCAGCACCGAGAGCAATGCA GTCTCGACATCAACGGCTGCACCATGAAGGATGTCTTTGACAAGTTCGGACTCGAGACGACCACCAAGGACTTCATTGGCCACGCCATGGCCCTGTACCTCACCGACGACTACATCACCACCCCCGGCCAGGCccccgaggccatcgagcGCATCCGCCTCTACGGTAACTCGGTCGCTCGATATGGCAAGTCCCCTTACATCTACCCTCTCTACGGTCTCGGCGAGCTCCCCCAGGGCTTTGCCCGTCTGTCCGCCATCTACGGTGGCACTTACATGCTCAACACCCACGTCGACGAGATTCTGTACGAGGGCGACAAGGCTGTCGGTATCAAGGCCACCATGTCtggtgttgaggagatgAAGTTCGAGACCAacgccaagctcatccttggtgaCCCTTCATACTTTgtcgacaagaccaaggttgTCGGCCACGTTCTCCGTGCCATCTGCATCCTGAAGCACCCTCTGGCTGGCACCAACGACAGCGACTCGGCCCAGCTCATCATCCCCCAGTCCCAGGTCGGCCGCAAGAACG ACATCTACATCGCCTGCGTTTCGTCCGCCCATAACGTCTGCCCCAAGGGCTACTGGATCGCCATCGTCTCTACCATCGCTGAGACCACGGCTAACCACCACCTTGAGCTCCAGGCCGGTCTGGACCGCCTCGGAAAGATCGAGGAGCAGTTCATG GGCcctcccatccccatctACGAGCCCAACTCGGACGGCACCAATGacaacatcttcatctccaagagctACGACGCCACCAGCCACTtcgagaccaccaccgacgacgtcaaggacatctaccgtcgtgcggctggcgaggagctcaaggttgagggCTTGAGGGACGGCATCCAGGTCGCCGAGGATCAGTAG